In a genomic window of Telopea speciosissima isolate NSW1024214 ecotype Mountain lineage chromosome 5, Tspe_v1, whole genome shotgun sequence:
- the LOC122661429 gene encoding phenylcoumaran benzylic ether reductase Pyrc5-like, with protein sequence MAETSKILIIGGTGYIGKFIVEASAKSGHPTFALIRESTASDPAKAELIKSFKESGVTFLYGDLYDHESLVKAIKQVDVVISTVGHGQLADQVKIIAAIKEAGNVKRFFPSEFGNDVDRVHAVEPAKSAFEIKAQIRRTVEAEGIPYTYVSSNFFAGYFLPSLSQPGATAPPRDKVVILGDGNPKAIFNNEKDIGTYTIKAVDDPRTLNKVLYIRSPGNIYSFNELVSLWEKKIGKTLERVYVPEDQVLKNIQEAPIPVNVILAIGHSVFVKGDHTNFEIEVSFGVEASELYPDVKYITVDEYLNQFV encoded by the exons ATGGCTGAGACCAGCAAGATATTGATCATCGGAGGGACTGGTTATATCGGAAAGTTTATCGTAGAAGCGAGCGCCAAGTCCGGCCACCCGACCTTTGCTTTGATCAGGGAAAGCACCGCTTCTGATCCAGCCAAAGCCGAACTCATCAAGAGTTTTAAGGAATCTGGGGTCACCTTCCTCTAC GGGGATTTGTACGATCACGAGAGTTTGGTAAAGGCAATCAAGCAGGTCGATGTGGTGATCTCTACTGTCGGTCATGGGCAGTTGGCAGATCAAGTGAAGATCATTGCTGCTATCAAAGAAGCTGGAAACGTGAAG AGGTTCTTCCCTTCGGAatttgggaatgatgtggatcGTGTTCATGCTGTTGAGCCTGCAAAGTCTGCATTTGAGATCAAGGCTCAAATCCGCCGAACTGTTGAGGCTGAAGGGATTCCCTACACTTATGTTTCTTCTAACTTCTTTGCCGGCTACTTTCTTCCCAGTTTGTCACAGCCTGGTGCCACTGCACCTCCTAGAGACAAAGTTGTCATCTTGGGGGATGGAAATCCCAAAG CAATTTTCAACAATGAGAAAGACATTGGCACCTACACGATTAAAGCAGTGGATGATCCAAGGACCTTGAACAAGGTCCTCTACATCAGATCACCAGGCAACATTTATTCATTCAATGAACTAGTTTCCCTCTGGGAGAAGAAGATCGGCAAGACCCTTGAAAGGGTCTATGTTCCAGAGGATCAAGTACTCAAGAACATCCAAG AGGCCCCTATTCCAGTGAATGTGATATTGGCGATCGGGCACTCGGTTTTTGTGAAGGGAGATCATACAAACTTCGAGATAGAAGTTTCATTTGGGGTGGAGGCATCTGAGCTATATCCTGATGTGAAATACATTACCGTGGATGAATACCTCAATCAGTTTGTCTGA